A stretch of Lathyrus oleraceus cultivar Zhongwan6 chromosome 6, CAAS_Psat_ZW6_1.0, whole genome shotgun sequence DNA encodes these proteins:
- the LOC127097093 gene encoding uncharacterized protein LOC127097093 yields MDTLLFLLILSLSSSPSFSIHNFHHPFPIVEPDPGHTKLRLSREGLEAIQRIKNPIASVAVIGPHRSGKSFLLNQLLSLSCYEGFGVGHMRDVKTKGIWVWGTPIELDIDGVRTSVFYLDTEGFESVGKSNVYDDRIFALATVMSSVLIYNLPETIREADISRLSFAVELAEEFYGRVKGNDVAFEPAKLLWLIQRDFLQGKSVQEMVNEALQRVPNTNGDKNIDLVNQIRDSLASMGDNNTAFSLPQPHLLRTKLCDMKDVELDQMYVTRREQLKELVTNIVSPKIVQGKTLNGTEFVSFLKQIIDALNKGEIPSSGSLVEVFNKGIIERCLKLYSEKMATLDLPLSEESLNGVHDRSRDEVMKVFDQQHFGHHHAKKSIMQLDEQIQKMYKNVILQNEYRSSKLCEALYTRCEDKMDQLQVLRLPSLAKFNAGFLQCNHSFDHECVGPSKTSYATRMTKMLGKSRSQFIKEYNQRLFNWLVVFSLTMVVIGRFIVKFILIEIGAWILFIFLETYTKMFWSVESLYYNSAWQFIVATWETLVYNPILDLDRWAIPVGVMLSVFIIYWWSYGRKYGSQWLLPLYRSNKNDLNRSRTD; encoded by the exons ATGGACACTCTTCTCTTTCTACTCATCCTTTCCCTCTCTTCATCTCCTTCCTTCTCCATCCACAATTTCCATCATCC TTTTCCCATCGTGGAACCTGATCCTGGTCATACAAAACTACGTCTTTCAAGGGAAGGTTTGGAGGCTATTCAGAGAATCAAGAACCCCATTGCATCTGTAGCT GTGATTGGGCCGCATCGTTCTGGAAAATCTTTCTTGCTTAATCAGCTCCTCTCTCTTTCTTGTTATGAAG GCTTTGGTGTTGGCCACATGCGTGACGTCAAGACAAAAG GAATATGGGTTTGGGGAACTCCTATAGAGTTAGATATCGACGGAGTAAGAACTTCTGTTTTTTACCTTGACACAGAAGGATTTGAAAGTGTTGGGAAGTCTAATGTGTATGATGATCG GATTTTTGCTCTTGCGACTGTCATGAGTTCTGTGCTTATATATAATTTGCCTGAGACG ATACGAGAGGCTGACATCTCTCGACTCTCTTTTGCGGTGGAGCTTGCTGAAGAATTTTATGGGAG AGTGAAG GGCAATGATGTGGCCTTTGAACCTGCTAAGCTCTTGTGGCTCATCCAACGAGATTTCCTGC AAGGGAAATCAGTGCAAGAAATGGTGAATGAAGCTCTTCAACGAGTCCCCAATACCAATG GGGACAAAAATATTGACTTG GTTAATCAGATCCGGGACTCGCTTGCTAGCATGGGGGACAACAATACTGCTTTTAGTTTACCACAG CCACATCTCCTGAGGACAAAGCTTTGTGATATGAAAGATGTTGAGCTCGATCAAATGTATGTTACGAGAAGGGAGCAATTGAAAGAACTTGTTACCAATATAGTCTCTCCAAAGATTGTACAGGGGAAGACTTTAAATGGGACGGAATTTGTTTCTTTCCTGAAGCAG ATAATTGATGCCTTGAACAAAGGAGAGATTCCATCATCAGGGTCTCTTGTGGAGGTTTTCAACAAAGGTATTATTGAGAGATGTCTCAAGTTATACAGTGAAAAGATGGCAACATTGGATCTACCTCTTTCAGAGGAATCTCTGAATGGGGTCCATGATAGGTCTCGAGATGAAGTCATGAAAGTTTTTGATCAGCAACATTTTGGCCATCACCATGCTAAAAAATCAATCATGCAGCTGGATGAACAAATACAAAAG ATGTATAAGAATGTTATTTTGCAAAACGAGTACCGATCTTCTAAGCTCTGCGAGGCACTGTACACCAGATGCGAGGACAAAATGGATCAGCTTCAAGTTCTCAGACTTCCTTCCTTGGCAAAATTTAATGCAGGTTTCTTGCAATGCAATCATAGTTTTGATCATGAGTGCGTTGGACCTTCAAAGACAAGTTACGCGACACGGATGACGAAG ATGTTAGGGAAGTCTCGGTCTCAATTTATAAAGGAGTACAACCAAAGGCTTTTCAATTGGTTGGTGGTGTTCTCCCTGACTATGGTAGTGATTGGACGTTTTATTGTAAAGTTCATTTTGATTGAAATTGGAGCATGGATACTCTTTATATTTCTGGAGACATACACTAAGATGTTTTGGTCAGTAGAGTCACTTTACTATAACTCAGCTTGGCAGTTTATAGTTGCAACTTGGGAAACTCTTGTTTACAACCCAATCTTGGATCTTGACAGATGGGCTATACCAGTCGGTGTAATGTTGTCAGTGTTTATCATCTATTGGTGGAGTTATGGGAGGAAATATGGATCCCAGTGGCTATTACCTTTATACAGAAGCAATAAGAATGATCTAAATCGATCACGAACAGACTAA